The following is a genomic window from Streptomyces lincolnensis.
GCCGCTGGCAGGAGTACGGCCCCGAGCTGTTCCGTCTCCAGGACCGCAAGGGCGGCGACTACCTGCTCGGCCCCACCCACGAGGAGATCTTCACCCTGCTGGTGAAGGACCAGGCGTCCTCCTACAAGGACCTGCCGGTCATCCTCTACCAGATCCAGAACAAGTACCGTGACGAGGCCCGGCCCCGCGCGGGCGTCCTGCGCGGCCGCGAGTTCCTGATGAAGGACTCGTACTCCTTCGACACCGAGGACGAGGGTCTCGCCCAGTCGTACGCCCTGCACCGCGAGGCGTACCAGAAGATCTTCGCGCGCCTGGGCCTGGACTACCGCATCTGCGCCGCCACGGCGGGCGCCATGGGCGGCTCCAAGTCGGAGGAGTTCCTCGCCCCGGCCGGCGCCGGCGAGGACACCTTCGCGGACTGCCCGAACTGCGACTTCGCGGCCAACACCGAGGCGATCACGTATGCGCTGAAGCCGGTGGACGCGGCAGGCGTCCCCGCCGCCGAGGACATCCCGACCCCCGACACCCCGACCATCGAGACCCTCGCCGCCTCCCTCGGCGTCCCGGCCTCCGCCACGCTCAAGAACCTCCTGGTGAAGGTCGACGGCGAGATCGTCGCCGTGGGCGTGCCCGGCGACCGCGAGGTCGACATGGACAAGGTCGAGGCCCACTTCGCCCCGGCCACCGTCGAGATGGTCACCGAGACCGACTTCGCGGGCCGCCCCGACCTGGTCCGCGGCTACGTCGGCCCGCAGGGCCTGGGCGAGAAGGTGAAGTACATCGCCGACCCGCGGGTCGCCCCCGGCACCGCCTGGATCACCGGCGCCAACAAGGAGCACACGCACGCCAGGAACGTCGTCGCGGGCCGTGACTTCGAGGCCGACGAGTACGTCGACGTCGTGGTCGTCCAGGAGGGCGACCCCTGTCCCGCGTGCGGCACCGGCCTCCAGCTGGACCGCGCCATCGAGATCGGCCACATCTTCCAGCTCGGCCGCAAGTACGCCGACGCCCTCAAGCTCGACGTGCTCGGTCAGCACGGCAAGCCGGTCCGCGTGACCATGGGCTCCTACGGCATCGGCGTCTCCCGCGCGGTCGCCGCCCTCGCCGAGCAGACCGCCGACGACAAGGGTCTGTGCTGGCCCAAGGAGGTCGCCCCGGCCGACGTGCACGTGGTCGCCGCGGGCAAGGCCCTCCAGACCGAACTGGCCCTCGACGTCTCCGAGAAGCTGCGCGCCGCCGGCCTCCGCGTCCTGGTCGACGACCGGGCCGGCGTCTCCCCGGGCGTGAAGTTCACGGACTCCGAACTGATCGGCGTACCCCAGATCCTGGTGGCCGGCCGCCGCGCCGCCGAAGGCGTTCTGGAACTGAAGGACCGCCGCACCGGCGAGCGCGAGGAACTCACGGTGGACGAGGCGATCGCCCGCCTCACCGCGTAAAGAAGCATCCGGGCAGGGGGCTGGTCGTCACAACACAGGGTCGGCCGGCCCACCTGAGGGGCGCGGGGCTGTGTCGATTTGCGGCTCCGCCGCGCGGGCGCGACCAGCCCCCACCAGCCCGCAGACGACACACCACCTCATAGCCACCCCGCAAACTCCAACAGCAACTCCCCATCCTTCGGCCGCCCCACCCGGAGGGCGCGCACCCCCGACTCCACGGCCCGGAACAACGTCCACCCCCGCAGCCGCTCCTGATCGACGTCCAACGACTCGGCGAGCCGCTTCACCCGCCGCCGCGTGGTCGCCGCCCCCGAGGGCGAGGCGATCAGATCCTCCACCCGGTCCCGCACCAGCCGGGCCAGATCGAACGCGCACTCCCCGACCACCGGATCCGGCCCCACGGCGAGCCACGGCATCCGCTCCCCGGCCAGCACCTTGCTCTGCCGGAACGTCCCGTGCAGCAACCGCTGTTCGGGCGGCGCGGCCACCAGCTCCTCCCGCGCGGCGAGAGCCGCGTCCACCAGCCCCGCCACCTCCGCGGAAGCGCCCCGCATCACCGCGGCCTGCCGCGCGGTCCGCTCGGCCACCGTCTCGAAGACGTGGTCGCCGGGCGGCTCCACCCACAGCCGCCGCAAGGTCCCCGCCGCCTCCAGGAGTGCCTTCGCCTCCGGCAGCGACCGCACGGACACATCCGGGTGCAGCCGCTCCAGGACCAGCACACCCTCGGTCACGGCGGGCTCCAGCAGCTGTACGGCACCCAGCCCGCCCCAGTGCGCGAGCGCCGCCCGCTCGCTCTCCGGCCGGGCCCGCGGCGGCGCCAGCTTCAGCACCGCGGGCGTCCCGTCGGGCCGCCGCACCAGCATCACCAGGCTGCTGCGCCCGCCGGGCACCTGCACCCGCTCCACGGCCAGCTCGCGTGATGCCACGGCCCGTTCGACCGCCTCGGGCAGCCTCTCCAACCAGCCGTCACCGTCCGGTGCGCTCTCCCCGAGCGCCCTGACCAGCCGCCGCGGCGGTTCGAAAGCCATGCGCGAGTCGTTTCCTTCCGTACGGGTCACTCCGTGGGCGTCGCCGACGCCGATGCCCCGCCGGCCAGCTCGGCGAGCCCAGGGAAGGCTACGCTCTCGCCGTTCCAGCGCACCGCCCGCACCGCCGCCTCCCGCAGCGCCTGGGCAGCCGTGCCCTGCCGCCCGCCGGTGGCCGCCCGCACCAGATCGGAGTACACACCGGCCACCCGGTCCTCCAGTTGGGCGGCGAGCCGCACCGCGGCGGCCGAGTCCGGCACCGGGAAGGGCAGCGCGTACGCCGCGTCGGCGGCCACCGGCCTGCCCCCCAGGTCCCGCACCGCACGCACCAGGGCGTCCCGCCGGGCCCGATGGGCGTCGTAGGCCGCGCGGGCCTCCGTACGACGGTCCTCGCGGATCCGTCCGCCGACGACGCCGTAGCCGTAGACGGCGGCGTGCTCGGCGGCCAGCGCCTTCTGCAGGGCTTCCAGCTCCTCGCTCACCTGGCCCCCTCGGTCAGCAGATACGCGTGCACCGCGCCGGCCGCCGCCACCGAGGCCAGCAGCCGCGCCAACTCGCCCTCCACGCCGAGCAGGGCCTTCGCCCGCCGGTCCGCGAGCGCCCGCTCGGCGGCGGCCAGCTCGGCCACGGCGTCCTTCTCGCTCCCGGGAACCGCGGGGGGCGCGGAGGCCGAGGGGGAAGGGGAGGAGGCAGACGGGGGAGGGGAGGAGGCGGACGGTTTCCCGACACCCCCGAGGGCCTCCGTGTGCCGTACGACCTCCGCCCGCAGCGGTTCCAGCCGCTCCGCCAGCGTGGGATACGCGCCGAGGACGGCGTCGTACCGCTCGGCCAGCCCCTGGCTGTCCCGGGCCGCCCGCACCCGTGTCTGCTCGGTGACCGACGGACTGCCGCCGGTGCCCTCCTCGGACTCCCCGGACCCGGCGGAGCAGCCCGCCACAAGGACGCCCCCGGCGACCGAGGCGAGCAGGGTTCTTCGGCGCGGCCCCGAGGGGAAGCGCGGCGGTGGGGGGTACGGCACGGCAGACGTCCTCGGGAGATTCGTACGAACGGACAGCGCAGGTGATCACGGTACCCGCGCATCCGACCGCCCTCGCGGCAACCCACCCGGGGGCGGCGGGAACCGAGCTCCCGGGCGTCACCTGGACGGCAACACCCCCTGGGACCGGATACCCTTTGACCAGACACGCGACCTTCCCACAACAGCACACGCGGCCGAGGAGTCACCCGGATGAGCACCACCCAGAGCGAGAGGCTTCGAGAACTTCTGGAACCGCTCGTCAGCTCACAGGGCCTGGATCTCGAAGAGATCGCGGTGGACTCGGTCGGACGCAAGCGTGTGCTGCGCGTCGTCGTCGACTCCGACACCGGAGCGGACCTGGACCGGATCGCCGATGTGAGCCGTGCGCTCTCGGCGAAGCTCGACGAGACGGACGCGATGGGCCAGGGGGAGTACACCCTGGAGGTCGGCACCCCGGGCGCGGAGCGCCTCCTCAAGGAGCACCGGCACTACGCGCGAGCCGTGGACCGGCTGGTCAAGTTCCAGCTGCACGACGGCGAGGAACTCACCGCCAGGATCCTCACGGTCGACGAGGACGGTCTCGACGTCGAGGTGCCCGGAGTCAAGGGCCGCAAGCCCACCGCACGCAGACTCGCCTTCGCGGACATCGACCGGGCACGGGTCCAGGTCGAGTTCAACCGCAAGGACAAGCAGGACAGGCAGGACGAGAAGGACATGACGGAAGAGGAGGAGGCGTAGCCGTGGACATCGACATGAGTGCCCTGCGGGGCTTGGTACGGGAGAAGGAGATCTCCTTCCCCCTGCTGGTCGAGGCGATCGAGTCGGCCCTCCTCATCGCCTACCACCGCACCGAGGGAAGCCGCCGACACGCGCGCGTGGAGCTCAACCGGGAGACCGGCCACGTGACGGTGTGGGCGAAGGAGGACCCCGAGGACCTCGAAGAGGGCCAGGAGGCCCGGGAGTTCGACGACACCCCGTCCGGTTTCGGCCGGATCGCCGCCACCACCGCCAAGCAGGTCATCCTCCAGCGGCTGCGCGACGCCGAGGACGACGCGACGCTCGGCGAGTACGCGGGCCGTGAGGGCGACATCGTCACCGGTGTGGTCCAGCAGGGCCGCGACCCGAAGAACGTGCTCGTGGACATCGGCAAGCTGGAGGCCATCCTGCCGGTGCAGGAGCAGGTCCCCGGCGAGACGTACCCGCACGGGATGCGCCTGCGCTCGTACGTCGTACGGGTGGCGAAGGGCGTCCGCGGTCCCTCGGTCACCCTGTCCCGCACACATCCCAATCTGGTGAAGAAGCTCTTCGCGCTGGAGGTGCCGGAGATCGCCGACGGATCCGTCGAGATCGCCGCCATCGCCCGTGAGGCCGGTCACCGTACGAAGATCGCCGTCCGGTCCACACGCTCCGGTCTGAACGCCAAGGGCGCCTGCATCGGCCCCATGGGCGGCCGGGTGCGCAATGTCATGGGCGAGCTGAACGGTGAGAAGATCGACATCGTCGACTGGTCGGACGACCCGGCCGAGATGGTGGCGAACGCGCTCTCACCGGCCCGGGTCTCCAAGGTGGAGGTCGTGGACATGGCGGCCCGGTCCGCCCGGGTGACCGTCCCCGACTACCAGCTGTCGCTGGCGATCGGCAAGGAAGGGCAGAACGCCCGTCTCGCGGCCCGTCTCACGGGCTGGCGGATCGACATCCGACCGGACACCGAGCAGCCGGCCGAATGAGGCAGGTGCGGCGGCGGAGGAATAGATCCAAGCCGCACGCCGCTTAGATCACGACAACAGCCGTTCGATTCTTGCCCCAAAGGGGTGAGGTCGGTACGGGGAGGTAGACTTAAGAGTGTCTGGCCGGACGCACGCCCGAGCATGCCCTGAGCGCACCTGTGTGGGGTGCCGGGAGCGAGCGGCCAAGAAGGACTTGCTGCGGATCGTGGCGGTCGAGGGCGAATGCGTCCCCGATGATCGCGGTACGCTGCCCGGCCGGGGTGCTTACGTGCACCCCGCCCTGGTCTGTTTCGATCTGGCGGTACGCCGTCGGGCGTTCCCAAGGGCGTTGCGCGCCCCGGGAGCGCTGGACACAAAGGCGTTGCGTCTCTATGTCGAGCAGGCAACACCGTAAGAAGCGTCGTGCGGAACCCCCGTGCGGCCCAGGTACCCCGCGAGTTGGAAGTAGGTCGAGATTGCGATGAGCACTCGATGAGCACGCGATGAGTACGCCCATGAAGTAGCGACGGTCCGGACGCAACCCGGACCTAAAAGGAGCGAAGTGGCTAAGGTCCGGGTATACGAACTCGCCAAGGAGTTCGGGGTGGAGAGCAAGGTCGTCATGGCCAAGCTCCAAGAACTCGGTGAATTCGTCCGTTCGGCGTCCTCGACGATCGAGGCGCCCGTTGTACGCAAGTTGACTGACGCCCTCCAGCAGGGCAACGGAGGCGGCAAGCCCGCTTCCGCACGCAAGGCTGCCCCGGCCAGGCCGGCAGCCCCCTCTCCGGCGCAGGCAGCCCGTCCGGCCGCCCCGCGCCCGCCGGCTCCCAAGCCGGCCGCGGCCGAGAAGCCCGCGGCGCCCGCCGCCCCGGCTGCTCCCGGCCCGCGTCCCACTCCGGGCCCGAAGCCCGCGCCGCGGCCCGCCCCGGCGTCCCCGGCTCCGACCACGCCCGAGTTCACGGCCCCCCCGTCGGCTCCCGCCGCCCCGGCTCAGGGTTCTGCCCCGGCTCAGGGTTCCGCCCCGGCTCAGGGCTCCGGCCCGCGTCCGGGCGCCGCGCGTCCCGCCGGTCAGTCGCCGCGTCCCGGCGCCCCGCGTCCGGGTGGTCCCGGCCAGGGTGGTCAGGGCCGTGGTGAGCGTGGCGACCGTTCCGGCGCTCCGCGCCAGGGTGGTCAGGCCCCGCGTCCCGGTGGCCGTCCGGCCGGTCCCCGTCCGGGCAACAACCCGTTCACCTCTGGTGGCTCCACCGGCATGGCGCGCCCGCAGGCGCCCCGTCCGGGCGGTGCCCCGCGTCCCGGCGGCCCGGGTGGCCCCGGTGCTCCCGGCGGCGCCCCGCGTCCGCAGGGCCAGGGTCAGGGCGGTCCCCGTCCCCAGGGCGCTTCGGGCGGTCCCCGTCCGCAGTCCCCGGGCGGCGCGCGTCCCAGCCCCGGTGGCATGCCCCGTCCGCAGGGCGGCGGTCCGCGTCCCGGCGGCGGTCCCGGCGGTGCGCGTCCCAACCCCGGCATGATGCCGCAGCGTCCGGCTGCCGGCCCGCGTCCCGGCGGCGGTGGCCCCGGTGGCCGCGGTCCCGGTGGCGGCGGTCGTCCCGGTGGCGGCGGCGGTCGTCCGGGTGGCGGCGGCTTCGCCGGTCGTCCGGCCGGTCCCGGTGGCGGTGGCGGCGGTTTCGCCGGTCGTCCCGGTGGTCCCGGTGGCGGTGGCGGCGGTTTCGCCGGTCGTCCCGGTGGTCCCGGCGGTGGCGGCGGCGGTCGTCCCGGCTTCGGTGGCCGTCCCGGTGGTCCGGGCGGTCGTGGTGGCACGCAGGGCGCCTTCGGTCGTCCCGGCGGTCCCGCGCGTCGTGGTCGCAAGTCGAAGCGGCAGAGGCGCCAGGAGTACGAGGCCATGCAGGCCCCGTCGGTCGGCGGCGTGATGCTGCCTCGCGGCAACGGCGAGACCGTTCGCCTGTCGCGCGGTGCCTCCCTCACCGACTTCGCGGAGAAGATCAACGCCAACCCGGCGTCGCTCGTCGCGGTCATGATGAACCTCGGCGAGATGGTCACGGCCACGCAGTCCGTCTCCGACGAGACGCTGCAGCTCCTCGCCGACGAGATGAACTACACCGTTCAGATCGTCAGCCCCGAGGAGGAGGACCGCGAGCTTCTGGGGTCCTTCGACATCGAGTTCGGCGAGGACGAGGGCGACGAGGAGGACCTGGTGGTCCGTCCGCCGGTCGTCACCGTCATGGGTCACGTCGACCACGGTAAGACCCGACTGCTCGACGCCATCCGCAAGACGAACGTCATCGCGGGCGAGGCCGGCGGCATCACCCAGCACATCGGTGCCTACCAGGTCGCGACCGAGGTCAACAGCGAAGAGCGCAAGATCACCTTCATCGACACCCCGGGTCACGAGGCGTTCACCGCCATGCGTGCCCGTGGTGCGAGGTCGACCGACATCGCGATCCTGGTCGTCGCGGCCAACGACGGCGTCATGCCGCAGACGGTCGAGGCGCTCAACCACGCCAAGGCGGCCGAGGTCCCGATCGTCGTCGCGGTCAACAAGATCGACGTCGAGGGCGCGGACCCGACCAAGGTGCGCGGTCAGCTGACCGAGTACGGCCTCGTGGCCGAGGAGTACGGCGGCGACACCATGTTCGTCGACATCTCCGCCAGGCAGGGTCTCAACATCGACTCCCTGCTGGAGGCCGTGATCCTGACGGCCGACGCCTCGCTCGACCTGCGGGCCAACCCGAACCAGGACGCGCAGGGCATCTCGATCGAGTCCCGTCTCGACCGCGGCCGCGGTGCCGTGTCGACGGTCCTCGTCCAGCGAGGCACGCTGCGGGTCGGCGACACCATGGTGGTCGGCGACGCGTACGGCCGAGTCCGGGCGATGCACGACGACAACGGCAACAGCCTGGCCGAGGCCGGCCCGTCGACGCCGGTCCAGGTCCTGGGCCTGACCAACGTCCCGGGTGCGGGCGACAACTTCCTGGTGGTCGACGAGGACCGTACGGCCCGTCAGATCGCCGAGAAGCGCGCCGCCCGTGAGCGCAACGCGGCCTTCGCCAAGCGCACGCGCCGCGTCTCCCTGGAGGACCTGGACAAGGTGCTCAAGGCCGGCGAGGTCCAGCAGCTCAACCTCATCATCAAGGGTGACGCTTCTGGTTCCGTCGAGGCTCTCGAGTCCTCCCTGCTCCAGCTGGACGTCGGCGAAGAGGTCGACATCCGGGTCCTGCACCGCGGCGTCGGTGCGGTCACGGAGTCGGACATCGACCTGGCGATGGGCTCGGACGCCATCGTGATCGGCTTCAACGTGCGCGCCGCCGGGCGTGCGCAGCAGATGGCAGAGCGCGAAGGCGTGGACGTCCGCTACTACTCGGTCATCTACCAGGCGATCGAGGAGATCGAGGCGGCCCTCAAGGGCATGCTCAAGCCGGAGTACGAAGAGGTCGAGCTCGGTACGGCGGAGATCCGCGAGGTCTTCAAGTCGTCCAAGCTGGGCAACATCGCGGGTGTTCTCATCCGCTCCGGCGAGGTCAAGCGCAACACCAAGGCGCGCCTGGTCCGCGACGGCAAGGTCATCGCGGAGAACCTCAACATCGAGGGTCTGCGTCGCTTCAAGGACGACGTCACCGAGATCCGCGAAGGCTTCGAGGGCGGTATCAACCTCGGAAACTTCAACGACATCAAGGTCGACGACGTCATCGCGACGTACGAGATGCGCGAGAAGCCGCGCGTCTGACCGTCACAGCACGCGATCGGGGCCGGTCGGCGGGGAAGTTCCTCAGGGAATTTCCGTCGATCGGCCCCGGCCGTTGCGTGTACGGTTCCTGTATCGGCGTCGAAGCGTGGCGCCCGTACCCCGAACCGGCGGGACATCCGGACAACACATGTATGTGGGGACTCTGTCCTTCGACCTGCTCCTCGGCGACGTCCACTCGCTGAAGGAGAAACGCTCTCTCGTCCGTCCGATCGTGGCCGAGCTCCAGCGCAAGTACCCGGTGAGTGTGGCGGAGACGGGCAGCCAGAACCTGCACCGCAGAGCGGAGATCGGGCTCGCGGTGGTCTCCGGGGACACGGGCCATCTCACCGACGTACTGGACCGCTGCGAGCGGATGGTCGCCGGTCGGCCCGAGGTGGAACTGCTCTCGGTTCGACGCAGACTCCACAGCGACGAAGACTGAAGCAAGAGATAAGTACTTAAGGAGACGGACCAGTGGCCGACAACGCGCGCGCCAAGAGGCTGGCGGACCTCATCCGAGAGGTGGTGGCCCAGAAGCTGCTGCGCGGGATCAAGGACCCGCGGCTCGGCTCACACGTCACCATCACGGACACCCGGGTCACGGGTGACCTGCGGGAGGCGACCGTCTTCTACACGGTGTACGGGGGCGACGAGGAGCGGGCGGCCGCGGCCGCCGGACTGGAGAGCGCCAAGGGCGTGCTCCGCTCCGCGGTGGGGGCGGCGGCGGGTGTGAAGTTCACCCCGACGCTGACCTTCGTGGCCGACGCGCTGCCCGACACCGCCAAGACCATCGACGACCTCCTCGACAAGGCCCGCCAGTCGGACGAGAAGGTGCGCGAGGTCTCGGCCGGTGCCAAGTACGCCGGCGAGGCCGACCCGTACCGGAAGCCGGGCGACGAGGACGAGACGGACGACGCCGCCGAATGACCGAGAAGATCCGGACGCCCGACGGCCTTGTCATCGTCGACAAGCCGTCGGGCTTCACTTCGCACGACGTCGTGGCCAAGATGCGCGGGATCGCCAGGACCCGCCGTGTCGGGCACGCGGGCACCCTCGACCCCATGGCGACGGGCGTCCTCGTCCTCGGCGTGGAGCGGGCCACCAAGCTCCTCGGCCATCTCGCGCTGACCGAGAAGGAGTACCTGGGCACGATCCGCCTGGGCCAGACGACGCTGACCGACGACGCCGAGGGCGAGATCACGGGGTCGGTCGACGCCTCGAAGGTCACCCGCGACGCCGTCGACGCCGGCATCGCCGAGCTGACCGGCCGCATCATGCAGGTGCCGTCCAAGGTCAGCGCCATCAAGATCAACGGCGTCCGCTCCTACAAGCGGGCCCGCGACGGCGAGGAGTTCGACATCCCCGCCCGTCCCGTCACCGTCTCCTCCTTCGCGGTCCACGACATCCGGGACACCGTCGCCGAGGACGGCACCCCGGTCCTGGACCTGGTGGTGTCGGTGGTCTGCTCGTCCGGCACCTACATCCGGGCGCTCGCCCGCGACCTGGGCGCCGGCCTCGGAGTGGGCGGCCATCTCACGGCGCTGCGCCGGACCCGCGTCGGCCCGTACAAGCTGGACTCGGCCCGGACCCTCGACCAGCTCCAGCAGGACCTGACCGTCATGCCGATCGCCGAGGCCGCCACCGCCGCGTTCCCCCGCTGGGACGTCGACGCCCGGCGCGCCAAGCTGCTCACCAACGGTGTCCGGCTCGACATGCCCGAGGAGTACGTCGGCAAGGGCGCCGTCGCCGTGTTCGACCCCGAGGGGGTCTTCCTCGCCCTCGTCGAGGAACAGAAGGGCAAGGCGAAGAGCCTGGCCGTCTTCGGCTGAGCCTCTCGCTGGCCGTCCGCTGTAGGTCCGCCCGTGGAGCGGCGAACACGGGGTCGTCGTCCCGCCGCTCCACGGTCCCCCTCGGTTCCCCCACCCCTAGGGTGTATCCAGCTGCCCCCGTCCATTCACCCGACCGGGCAGGCGCTCGGAGTGAACCGGGGGAGTGGGAGGGGGCGCGTTCCCCGCACGATCTGTCCCGCTGATCATCCCGCGCCTACCGTCGAATAGAGGCACGCGCACACAGCAGTACGGGAATCGAGCGCGTGCGTACGGCGGGGAGGTTCGACCATGGCGGGACGGGGCCCGCAGCCCGACGACACCCGCGACGCCCCACGTCCGTCCCGGCGGACGGAAGAGGACCGGCGTGCGCGGGACCGGCATGTCGGGGCGGAACAGGAGCTTGGAGCGGTGCCGGCGGGGGAGTGGGCGCCGGGGCCGGTGTCCGGGCCCGGGGCGCGGCCGGAGTTGGGGCCGTGGTCTGGGGGACGGGCGGATCGGGCGTCAGGGGCTGTGGCGGAGGCTGAGCCGAGGTCGGGAGCGGGGGCGGAGTCGACGTCGGAGGCAGGGGCAAGGTCGAGTGCGGCGGTAGAGCAGAGGCCGGGCCCAGGGGTAAGGGCTGCGAAGTCGGGGGCAGTGGCCGGGTGGGACGAGGCGCTCGTCCG
Proteins encoded in this region:
- a CDS encoding proline--tRNA ligase, which codes for MANTPVQRMSQLMAKTLRDDPADAEVLSHKLLVRAGYVRRTAAGLWSWLPLGKKVLANVERVVREEMDAVGGQEVLLPALLPREPYEATGRWQEYGPELFRLQDRKGGDYLLGPTHEEIFTLLVKDQASSYKDLPVILYQIQNKYRDEARPRAGVLRGREFLMKDSYSFDTEDEGLAQSYALHREAYQKIFARLGLDYRICAATAGAMGGSKSEEFLAPAGAGEDTFADCPNCDFAANTEAITYALKPVDAAGVPAAEDIPTPDTPTIETLAASLGVPASATLKNLLVKVDGEIVAVGVPGDREVDMDKVEAHFAPATVEMVTETDFAGRPDLVRGYVGPQGLGEKVKYIADPRVAPGTAWITGANKEHTHARNVVAGRDFEADEYVDVVVVQEGDPCPACGTGLQLDRAIEIGHIFQLGRKYADALKLDVLGQHGKPVRVTMGSYGIGVSRAVAALAEQTADDKGLCWPKEVAPADVHVVAAGKALQTELALDVSEKLRAAGLRVLVDDRAGVSPGVKFTDSELIGVPQILVAGRRAAEGVLELKDRRTGEREELTVDEAIARLTA
- a CDS encoding aminoglycoside phosphotransferase family protein, with product MAFEPPRRLVRALGESAPDGDGWLERLPEAVERAVASRELAVERVQVPGGRSSLVMLVRRPDGTPAVLKLAPPRARPESERAALAHWGGLGAVQLLEPAVTEGVLVLERLHPDVSVRSLPEAKALLEAAGTLRRLWVEPPGDHVFETVAERTARQAAVMRGASAEVAGLVDAALAAREELVAAPPEQRLLHGTFRQSKVLAGERMPWLAVGPDPVVGECAFDLARLVRDRVEDLIASPSGAATTRRRVKRLAESLDVDQERLRGWTLFRAVESGVRALRVGRPKDGELLLEFAGWL
- a CDS encoding ferritin-like domain-containing protein, producing the protein MSEELEALQKALAAEHAAVYGYGVVGGRIREDRRTEARAAYDAHRARRDALVRAVRDLGGRPVAADAAYALPFPVPDSAAAVRLAAQLEDRVAGVYSDLVRAATGGRQGTAAQALREAAVRAVRWNGESVAFPGLAELAGGASASATPTE
- the rimP gene encoding ribosome maturation factor RimP; this encodes MSTTQSERLRELLEPLVSSQGLDLEEIAVDSVGRKRVLRVVVDSDTGADLDRIADVSRALSAKLDETDAMGQGEYTLEVGTPGAERLLKEHRHYARAVDRLVKFQLHDGEELTARILTVDEDGLDVEVPGVKGRKPTARRLAFADIDRARVQVEFNRKDKQDRQDEKDMTEEEEA
- the nusA gene encoding transcription termination factor NusA; the encoded protein is MDIDMSALRGLVREKEISFPLLVEAIESALLIAYHRTEGSRRHARVELNRETGHVTVWAKEDPEDLEEGQEAREFDDTPSGFGRIAATTAKQVILQRLRDAEDDATLGEYAGREGDIVTGVVQQGRDPKNVLVDIGKLEAILPVQEQVPGETYPHGMRLRSYVVRVAKGVRGPSVTLSRTHPNLVKKLFALEVPEIADGSVEIAAIAREAGHRTKIAVRSTRSGLNAKGACIGPMGGRVRNVMGELNGEKIDIVDWSDDPAEMVANALSPARVSKVEVVDMAARSARVTVPDYQLSLAIGKEGQNARLAARLTGWRIDIRPDTEQPAE
- a CDS encoding YlxR family protein → MSGRTHARACPERTCVGCRERAAKKDLLRIVAVEGECVPDDRGTLPGRGAYVHPALVCFDLAVRRRAFPRALRAPGALDTKALRLYVEQATP
- the infB gene encoding translation initiation factor IF-2: MAKVRVYELAKEFGVESKVVMAKLQELGEFVRSASSTIEAPVVRKLTDALQQGNGGGKPASARKAAPARPAAPSPAQAARPAAPRPPAPKPAAAEKPAAPAAPAAPGPRPTPGPKPAPRPAPASPAPTTPEFTAPPSAPAAPAQGSAPAQGSAPAQGSGPRPGAARPAGQSPRPGAPRPGGPGQGGQGRGERGDRSGAPRQGGQAPRPGGRPAGPRPGNNPFTSGGSTGMARPQAPRPGGAPRPGGPGGPGAPGGAPRPQGQGQGGPRPQGASGGPRPQSPGGARPSPGGMPRPQGGGPRPGGGPGGARPNPGMMPQRPAAGPRPGGGGPGGRGPGGGGRPGGGGGRPGGGGFAGRPAGPGGGGGGFAGRPGGPGGGGGGFAGRPGGPGGGGGGRPGFGGRPGGPGGRGGTQGAFGRPGGPARRGRKSKRQRRQEYEAMQAPSVGGVMLPRGNGETVRLSRGASLTDFAEKINANPASLVAVMMNLGEMVTATQSVSDETLQLLADEMNYTVQIVSPEEEDRELLGSFDIEFGEDEGDEEDLVVRPPVVTVMGHVDHGKTRLLDAIRKTNVIAGEAGGITQHIGAYQVATEVNSEERKITFIDTPGHEAFTAMRARGARSTDIAILVVAANDGVMPQTVEALNHAKAAEVPIVVAVNKIDVEGADPTKVRGQLTEYGLVAEEYGGDTMFVDISARQGLNIDSLLEAVILTADASLDLRANPNQDAQGISIESRLDRGRGAVSTVLVQRGTLRVGDTMVVGDAYGRVRAMHDDNGNSLAEAGPSTPVQVLGLTNVPGAGDNFLVVDEDRTARQIAEKRAARERNAAFAKRTRRVSLEDLDKVLKAGEVQQLNLIIKGDASGSVEALESSLLQLDVGEEVDIRVLHRGVGAVTESDIDLAMGSDAIVIGFNVRAAGRAQQMAEREGVDVRYYSVIYQAIEEIEAALKGMLKPEYEEVELGTAEIREVFKSSKLGNIAGVLIRSGEVKRNTKARLVRDGKVIAENLNIEGLRRFKDDVTEIREGFEGGINLGNFNDIKVDDVIATYEMREKPRV
- a CDS encoding DUF503 domain-containing protein — encoded protein: MYVGTLSFDLLLGDVHSLKEKRSLVRPIVAELQRKYPVSVAETGSQNLHRRAEIGLAVVSGDTGHLTDVLDRCERMVAGRPEVELLSVRRRLHSDED
- the rbfA gene encoding 30S ribosome-binding factor RbfA, yielding MADNARAKRLADLIREVVAQKLLRGIKDPRLGSHVTITDTRVTGDLREATVFYTVYGGDEERAAAAAGLESAKGVLRSAVGAAAGVKFTPTLTFVADALPDTAKTIDDLLDKARQSDEKVREVSAGAKYAGEADPYRKPGDEDETDDAAE
- the truB gene encoding tRNA pseudouridine(55) synthase TruB, whose protein sequence is MTEKIRTPDGLVIVDKPSGFTSHDVVAKMRGIARTRRVGHAGTLDPMATGVLVLGVERATKLLGHLALTEKEYLGTIRLGQTTLTDDAEGEITGSVDASKVTRDAVDAGIAELTGRIMQVPSKVSAIKINGVRSYKRARDGEEFDIPARPVTVSSFAVHDIRDTVAEDGTPVLDLVVSVVCSSGTYIRALARDLGAGLGVGGHLTALRRTRVGPYKLDSARTLDQLQQDLTVMPIAEAATAAFPRWDVDARRAKLLTNGVRLDMPEEYVGKGAVAVFDPEGVFLALVEEQKGKAKSLAVFG